One Peromyscus leucopus breed LL Stock chromosome 2, UCI_PerLeu_2.1, whole genome shotgun sequence DNA window includes the following coding sequences:
- the Orm1 gene encoding alpha-1-acid glycoprotein 1 produces MALRRVLVILSLLPLLEAQNPEHANITGIPITNDTLSWLSGKWFYIGSALHNLAFKQAAQKIQAEYFYFTPNMTEDTILLQEYQTVEDRCVYNVSKLGVQRENGTISKLDGAVEFVAHLKVFKKHGGFLLVFAPHDEKNRGLSLYANKPDVSPELLEEFHKAVKSLGMKESEIIYTDWKKDMCSQQQEQSEQEKKTEEGS; encoded by the exons ATGGCGCTGCGCAGGGTTCTTGTCATtttgagcctcctgcctctgctggaggCCCAGAATCCAGAACATGCCAACATCACAGGCATACCTATTACCAATGACACTCTGAGCTGG CTCTCTGGCAAATGGTTTTACATCGGCTCGGCTTTACACAACCTTGCGTTCAAGCAGGCAGCTCAAAAGATACAGGCGGAATATTTCTACTTTACCCCCAACATGACGGAAGACACTATACTGCTCCAAGAATACCAGACCGT GGAGGACCGATGTGTCTATAACGTCAGCAAGCTGGGAGTCCAGAGAGAGAATGGGACCATCTCCAAATTGG ACGGAGCAGTAGAATTCGTGGCCCACCTGAAAGTGTTCAAGAAACACGGGGGCTTCCTGCTTGTCTTTGCCCCGCACGACGAGAAGAACCGGGGACTGTCCTTGTACG CTAATAAGCCAGATGTTTCCCCAGAGCTTCTTGAGGAATTCCACAAAGCTGTCAAAAGTCTGGGCATGAAGGAGTCAGAAATCATATATACTGACTGGAAAAAG GATATGTGCAGCCAGCAGCAGGAGCAGTCTGAGCAggagaagaagacagaggaggggtCCTAG